From a region of the Acidicapsa acidisoli genome:
- a CDS encoding protease pro-enzyme activation domain-containing protein, with translation MNALPPAFSSARRRARCLVLSLKPVLLLAVILLLSSTAMYAQSNRPGLIAQAVDESELVTLAGNTHPLATLAADRGAVPASTAEDRMLLVLRRSPEQEQALNMLVESLHDPNSPNFHQWLTPAQFGAQWGAVDSDITAVTAWLQSHGFAVKGASEGRTVIEFSGTAGQVQEAFHTAIHLYEVNGEIHHANASDPQIPAALAPVIAGVARLNDFYPKSTVKKGPRGIYDSAAGKIRPDFTAPESPYNVLFVGPADAATIYNSPNKALNPWATGTTYDGTGAVIGIIGDSNITTSVNASYRSLFGLAANTPMVKLDGTDPGETKDALEAYLDTEIANGIAPNAKLYLYIAASTGSTFGGDIAAVKALDDNLVDVLNLSFGECEAGLGTSGNEFYATLWEQAAAQGISVTVSTGDSGSAGCDDPDPTVETQAKYGLQINGLASTPYDTAVGGTDFAALIGPDGSGSDFTKYASTTNNAKTLRSALGYIPEVPWDDSTIAYPPGPISTNIALTGEYANIAAGSGGKSSCAVGSIDSHGNITCTSGYAKPSWQSAPGVPTDGVRDIPDVSFFASDGLLYNATWAICTDLEKVGSSPITECVPGADGLPDGEFYIQGVGGTSAAAPTLAGILALVRQKTGERQGVANYAFYNLARTSPGVFHDVTTGNNSVSCKSGTPNCNNYGGNYFLSGYNAGTGYDLATGLGSINVSSLLSKWASAGLSPTATRLTISPVSLEHGAIATADATVTSANGFESGAVTLTASVKAPENPLLGTFPIDTSGSTGSLKLNSLPGGSYSVVASYGGSTQDAKSVSAPVNVNVTAEPSKTALTIAATNPTSGAPWTTGTTPYGYPFTITAHPYGVNSPVVSGVVVPDGDATGSVKFTRGSAALATVTLASDGLAALTNYFPSPGSNTIEAAYGGDPSFKASSDSISFGVVKATTELKLSVNETKYDGKPFVFTAAVSTNSVGAPPTGEVELKVGSKVVAEGSLVGEGATKTARASAMATISTLDLPTSRSNVVAVYVGDANYDGSTSSAVSVTGRPSFVLSNISVRLPAEHSTAAPPILTTSEGGYAGTINYTCKLTTKTTTAAPPECSMYPATATLAAGGTAGPLMLIFGKGTKLPTSTTTSSNARWFGAGSAVLALSLLFGIPARRRGWRSMLSAILLLISVAGFSACSSSAKMITSGTYTFTVTGTDSKDSTLTSTATVSVEVL, from the coding sequence ATGAATGCTCTCCCCCCTGCATTCTCGTCGGCACGGCGTCGTGCGCGTTGCCTGGTGCTCTCACTCAAACCGGTGTTGCTTCTCGCAGTTATTCTGCTCCTCTCCTCAACCGCAATGTACGCGCAATCCAACCGCCCGGGCTTGATTGCCCAGGCGGTGGATGAATCTGAACTCGTAACCCTTGCCGGGAACACTCATCCGCTGGCGACGCTTGCGGCCGACCGTGGCGCGGTGCCTGCATCGACGGCCGAAGACCGAATGCTGCTGGTGCTGCGACGCAGCCCGGAGCAGGAGCAGGCTCTGAATATGCTGGTTGAGTCGCTGCACGACCCTAATTCTCCTAATTTTCATCAATGGCTTACGCCGGCGCAATTCGGGGCGCAATGGGGCGCAGTTGACTCGGATATCACTGCGGTGACCGCATGGCTGCAGTCGCATGGTTTTGCGGTCAAGGGCGCATCGGAGGGGCGCACTGTGATTGAGTTTTCGGGTACGGCGGGCCAGGTGCAAGAGGCTTTTCATACCGCGATTCATCTCTATGAGGTCAATGGAGAGATACACCACGCTAATGCCAGCGATCCGCAGATTCCGGCAGCTCTGGCTCCGGTGATCGCGGGGGTTGCGAGGCTGAACGATTTCTATCCGAAGTCTACGGTGAAGAAAGGGCCGCGCGGCATTTATGATTCGGCTGCCGGAAAGATCCGGCCGGATTTCACGGCACCCGAGTCGCCGTATAACGTGCTGTTTGTAGGGCCGGCCGATGCAGCAACCATTTATAACTCGCCTAACAAGGCGCTGAACCCATGGGCTACCGGCACCACGTATGACGGCACCGGAGCCGTGATCGGGATTATTGGGGACTCCAATATTACGACCAGCGTCAATGCCAGCTATCGTTCGCTGTTTGGTCTTGCCGCCAATACTCCCATGGTCAAGTTAGATGGTACGGACCCAGGCGAAACCAAAGACGCGCTGGAAGCCTACCTGGATACGGAGATTGCCAACGGCATCGCCCCCAATGCCAAGCTGTACCTCTACATTGCTGCGAGCACGGGTTCGACCTTCGGCGGAGATATTGCCGCGGTCAAAGCCCTTGATGACAACCTTGTCGATGTGCTGAATCTCAGCTTCGGTGAGTGCGAGGCGGGTTTGGGCACCTCGGGCAATGAGTTCTATGCGACGCTGTGGGAGCAGGCTGCCGCGCAGGGAATTTCGGTTACGGTGTCCACGGGCGATTCCGGGTCGGCTGGCTGTGACGATCCAGACCCTACGGTAGAAACGCAAGCCAAGTATGGTTTGCAGATCAATGGGTTGGCGTCAACTCCTTATGACACGGCGGTTGGTGGAACCGACTTCGCGGCGCTGATCGGTCCCGATGGGAGCGGCTCTGATTTCACGAAGTATGCCTCGACGACAAATAACGCGAAAACTCTGCGCTCGGCTCTGGGGTACATTCCTGAGGTTCCGTGGGACGATTCCACCATCGCATATCCACCTGGGCCAATATCGACGAATATCGCTCTTACCGGCGAGTACGCGAATATTGCCGCAGGGAGCGGAGGCAAGAGCAGCTGCGCGGTAGGCTCGATCGATAGTCACGGCAACATCACATGCACCTCGGGGTATGCAAAGCCATCCTGGCAATCGGCTCCGGGAGTGCCGACGGACGGGGTTCGCGATATTCCAGATGTTTCCTTTTTCGCTTCCGATGGACTGCTTTACAACGCGACTTGGGCGATCTGCACGGATCTGGAAAAGGTGGGTAGCAGTCCTATCACAGAGTGTGTGCCCGGAGCGGACGGTCTTCCAGATGGCGAGTTTTATATCCAGGGAGTGGGGGGCACATCGGCAGCCGCGCCAACTCTTGCGGGCATTCTAGCCCTGGTTCGTCAGAAGACCGGCGAGCGGCAGGGTGTCGCCAACTATGCCTTCTACAACCTGGCCCGGACTTCGCCCGGTGTCTTCCACGATGTGACTACGGGAAACAACTCTGTTTCGTGCAAATCAGGAACTCCCAATTGCAACAACTATGGAGGGAACTACTTTCTATCCGGGTACAACGCAGGGACCGGATATGATCTTGCGACTGGGCTCGGAAGTATTAACGTTTCAAGCCTGCTTTCGAAATGGGCCAGCGCAGGGCTTTCTCCGACGGCGACGAGGCTGACGATTTCTCCTGTCTCGCTGGAACATGGCGCGATAGCAACGGCTGACGCTACCGTGACCAGCGCGAATGGCTTCGAGTCTGGGGCTGTCACATTGACTGCCAGTGTGAAGGCTCCGGAAAATCCGCTGCTGGGCACCTTTCCGATCGATACCTCTGGTTCGACGGGAAGCCTCAAGTTGAATTCTCTGCCAGGTGGGAGCTACTCGGTCGTTGCCAGCTATGGCGGATCGACGCAGGACGCCAAGAGCGTCTCAGCGCCTGTGAATGTGAACGTGACCGCAGAGCCGAGCAAGACGGCTCTCACGATTGCTGCCACGAATCCTACTTCCGGCGCTCCCTGGACAACGGGCACCACACCCTATGGATATCCGTTCACGATCACGGCGCACCCGTATGGTGTGAACTCGCCCGTGGTGAGCGGTGTGGTCGTGCCGGATGGCGACGCTACCGGCAGCGTCAAGTTCACTCGGGGAAGCGCCGCGCTCGCAACGGTGACGCTTGCGTCCGACGGTCTGGCCGCGCTCACCAACTATTTTCCATCGCCGGGAAGCAACACCATCGAAGCCGCATACGGCGGCGATCCAAGCTTCAAAGCCAGTTCGGATTCCATTTCGTTCGGAGTCGTAAAGGCGACAACGGAATTGAAGCTGTCTGTGAATGAGACCAAGTACGATGGCAAGCCGTTTGTCTTTACTGCCGCGGTGAGCACCAATAGCGTGGGTGCGCCTCCTACCGGAGAGGTTGAGTTGAAGGTGGGATCGAAGGTCGTTGCGGAGGGTTCGCTGGTTGGGGAGGGTGCGACAAAAACCGCCCGAGCCAGTGCTATGGCCACTATTTCCACCTTGGATTTGCCTACTTCCAGGTCGAATGTCGTCGCAGTCTATGTTGGGGATGCCAATTATGACGGGTCAACGTCGAGTGCTGTCTCGGTGACGGGCCGTCCGAGTTTTGTGTTGAGCAACATCAGCGTTCGATTGCCGGCGGAGCATTCAACCGCAGCTCCGCCGATTCTTACCACCTCGGAGGGCGGTTATGCCGGGACGATCAACTACACGTGCAAGCTCACCACCAAGACGACGACGGCAGCTCCGCCCGAATGCTCCATGTATCCGGCGACGGCGACTCTGGCGGCGGGAGGCACCGCCGGTCCGCTGATGTTGATCTTTGGGAAAGGGACCAAGTTGCCAACCAGCACAACGACCAGCAGCAATGCCAGATGGTTTGGTGCCGGAAGCGCGGTGCTGGCTCTCAGCCTGCTATTCGGGATTCCTGCAAGACGCCGCGGCTGGAGGTCGATGCTGTCGGCGATCCTCCTGCTGATCTCTGTCGCGGGGTTCAGCGCCTGCTCCAGTTCGGCAAAGATGATTACATCCGGGACTTATACCTTCACGGTAACGGGCACAGACTCGAAAGACAGTACGCTCACCTCGACGGCAACTGTATCGGTCGAAGTGTTGTAA
- a CDS encoding acyl-CoA dehydrogenase family protein, with protein sequence MATVTSSPVSLIAAAAGGSFLLEDRAPEEVLTPEDLSVEQRQIAETAVRFAREQILPASAQIEAKEDGVMRGLLAHAAELGFTAVDVPEEYGGLGLDKTTSALVADHISVNASFSTAFGAHVGIGTLPIVWYGTEAQKQRYLPKLASMEMVAAYALSEATSGSDAMNIRTRAVLSPDGTQYVLNGEKMWITNAGFADLYTVFAKVDGEKFSAFLVERGTPGFSVAKEEHKLGIRGSSTCALVFSDCRIPVENLLGEVGKGHHIAFNILNMGRFKLGAACVGGGRQAVELGIRYAKERVAFGKPIAEFGLIQRKIASCVTRLYVTESMTYRTSGMMDAALAALSPEIAHSPREIQKRIEEYAVECSILKVFGSEMLDHLADELVQIMGGYGYVEDYPAERIYRDARINRIFEGTNEINRLIITGWLMKRAMSGQLPLLPAIKRLMDEMMESPSFDNEDSDAPLAREAKVLASLRKLFLLAAGAASQRYMTALQDQQEVMADLADCILAIYALESALLRARKLAGSSRGSSSGSISGAASIVAVMTSAFADEAMATVEQAARRVLAASAEGDALAIQLGVLRRLSRIVPVDAIAVNRNIAGYFTNLGRYKV encoded by the coding sequence ATGGCCACTGTGACTTCTTCGCCTGTAAGCCTCATCGCAGCCGCCGCGGGCGGTAGTTTTTTGCTGGAAGATCGCGCTCCGGAGGAGGTCTTGACCCCGGAGGATCTGAGCGTCGAGCAACGGCAGATCGCTGAAACGGCCGTGCGCTTTGCGAGAGAGCAGATTTTGCCTGCGTCGGCCCAGATTGAGGCGAAAGAAGACGGGGTGATGCGCGGGTTGCTGGCTCACGCGGCGGAACTGGGTTTTACCGCCGTCGATGTGCCGGAGGAGTATGGCGGGCTGGGGTTGGACAAGACGACCTCGGCGCTGGTGGCGGATCACATCTCGGTCAATGCGAGCTTTTCGACGGCATTTGGGGCGCATGTCGGCATCGGGACACTGCCAATAGTATGGTACGGAACGGAGGCGCAGAAGCAGCGTTATCTGCCGAAACTGGCTTCGATGGAGATGGTCGCGGCGTATGCCTTGTCCGAGGCGACTTCGGGCTCGGACGCGATGAACATCCGCACGCGGGCTGTGCTTTCGCCGGATGGAACGCAGTACGTCCTCAACGGCGAGAAGATGTGGATTACCAATGCCGGATTCGCGGATCTGTATACAGTGTTTGCCAAGGTGGATGGGGAGAAGTTTTCGGCGTTCTTGGTGGAACGGGGCACACCTGGTTTTTCTGTCGCGAAAGAGGAGCACAAGCTGGGGATTCGCGGCTCGTCGACCTGTGCGCTGGTCTTCTCCGACTGCCGCATTCCGGTGGAGAATTTGCTAGGCGAGGTGGGCAAGGGGCATCACATCGCTTTCAATATTCTCAACATGGGCCGGTTCAAGCTGGGCGCGGCGTGCGTGGGAGGGGGACGGCAGGCGGTCGAGCTGGGAATCCGCTATGCGAAGGAGCGGGTGGCTTTCGGCAAGCCGATTGCGGAGTTTGGGCTGATTCAGCGCAAGATTGCCTCGTGCGTCACGCGGCTCTATGTGACCGAGAGCATGACCTATCGCACCTCGGGGATGATGGATGCGGCGCTGGCTGCGTTGAGTCCGGAGATTGCGCATTCGCCGCGGGAGATCCAGAAGCGGATTGAGGAGTACGCGGTCGAGTGCTCGATTCTGAAGGTCTTCGGCTCGGAGATGCTGGATCACCTTGCCGATGAGCTGGTTCAGATCATGGGCGGGTATGGCTATGTAGAGGATTACCCGGCTGAGCGCATCTACCGCGATGCGCGGATCAACCGCATCTTTGAAGGAACCAATGAGATCAACCGGCTGATTATTACAGGCTGGCTGATGAAACGGGCGATGAGCGGACAATTGCCGCTTTTGCCTGCCATCAAGCGGCTGATGGATGAGATGATGGAGTCGCCATCTTTTGACAACGAAGACTCCGATGCGCCGCTGGCGCGGGAAGCCAAGGTGCTTGCCAGCCTGCGCAAGCTCTTTTTGCTTGCGGCGGGCGCGGCCTCGCAGCGCTACATGACCGCCTTGCAGGATCAGCAGGAGGTGATGGCCGATCTGGCCGATTGCATCCTGGCTATATATGCGCTGGAGTCGGCGCTGTTGCGGGCGAGGAAGCTGGCGGGAAGTTCGCGCGGCTCTTCTTCTGGCTCAATTTCGGGCGCGGCTTCGATTGTCGCGGTGATGACATCGGCCTTCGCAGACGAGGCGATGGCAACGGTGGAACAGGCGGCGCGGCGGGTGCTTGCGGCCTCCGCCGAGGGCGATGCGCTGGCGATACAACTCGGTGTATTGCGCAGGTTGAGCAGAATTGTGCCGGTTGATGCTATTGCGGTAAATCGCAACATCGCAGGTTACTTCACTAATCTAGGGCGATACAAAGTTTAA
- a CDS encoding AbrB/MazE/SpoVT family DNA-binding domain-containing protein, protein MQTILVGKRGTVVIPAKLRKRYKLDEGSPMLIEEREDGILMRPAITPTIEVEIYTPERLAEFFLNNAMDDEDYLDARKEVEAMGIDPDSIDHLRWPR, encoded by the coding sequence ATGCAGACGATTCTCGTAGGAAAACGCGGCACCGTCGTCATCCCCGCCAAGCTGCGCAAACGGTACAAGCTGGACGAGGGCAGTCCCATGCTCATCGAAGAGCGCGAAGACGGCATCCTCATGCGTCCTGCCATCACCCCCACCATCGAGGTCGAGATCTACACCCCCGAGCGCCTCGCCGAGTTCTTCCTGAACAACGCAATGGATGACGAGGATTATCTCGATGCGCGCAAGGAAGTGGAAGCCATGGGCATCGATCCGGACTCAATTGACCACCTGCGCTGGCCTAGATGA
- a CDS encoding PIN domain-containing protein, with protein MKHPHLRPIRLFLDANVLISASWKDNSKVTRLWRIPDIELITSDYVLTECKRNLHPGEQLDRLSMLLKRVRIIDFPKTPILADPTHLPEKDQPVLASAILARADFLVTGDRKHFGVWYGKTILGLRVEPPARFPEALEEAGSSD; from the coding sequence ATGAAGCATCCTCACCTGCGTCCCATCCGGTTGTTCCTTGACGCCAACGTCCTGATTTCGGCTTCCTGGAAAGACAACAGCAAGGTCACCAGGCTCTGGCGTATTCCAGACATTGAATTGATAACCTCCGATTACGTCCTCACTGAGTGCAAGCGCAACCTTCATCCCGGCGAGCAACTAGATAGACTCAGCATGCTTCTCAAAAGAGTGAGGATTATCGATTTCCCCAAGACACCGATTCTGGCAGACCCAACGCATCTACCAGAGAAAGATCAGCCTGTGCTTGCCTCTGCCATCCTTGCAAGAGCGGACTTCCTCGTGACAGGGGACCGAAAGCACTTTGGAGTCTGGTATGGCAAAACGATCCTCGGCTTGAGAGTTGAACCGCCAGCAAGATTCCCTGAGGCGCTCGAAGAGGCCGGTAGCAGCGACTGA
- a CDS encoding cellulose synthase family protein: protein MALHLALFAPQNGWRHFLRSQYADQTFKGLYTWNAFDATLLIPYFAVMIILAIYGIHRYTLVYLYYKHKKDYNPNPPGYFDELPRITVQLPIYNEQFVTERLIEAICAMQYPTDKLEIQLLDDSTDETQQVAADIVARYAALGHPIVYMHRTNRHGFKAGALDAGLKVAKGDLIAIFDADFVPPTDWLLKVVHHFTDPAIGMVQTRWTHLNRDYSMLTRIEAILLDGHFVLEHGARARSGDFFNFNGTAGMWRRAAITDAGGWQHDTLTEDTDLSYRSQLAGWKFKYLPEIECPAELPIEMTAFKTQQARWAKGLIQTSIKVLPLIFRSNVPRKIKIEAVYHLTANISYPLMVVMTALLIPSMIVRFYQGWFQMLFIDLPLFTASTLSIAVFYVVSQRELFPKSWLKTFLYLPFLMALGIGLTVTNTKAVMEALFGIKSAFARTPKYSVAKKGEKSKAGKYRKRLLLTPWVELAIGCYFALAIVYTFMNNNFFTAPFLVLFVIGYWYTGLMSLLQGRFERWKSGSTNTDESSPKPFPVGV from the coding sequence ATGGCGCTTCATCTGGCCCTGTTCGCCCCCCAGAATGGCTGGCGTCACTTTCTCAGGTCGCAGTACGCCGACCAGACGTTTAAGGGGCTTTACACCTGGAACGCCTTCGACGCCACCCTGCTGATCCCGTATTTCGCCGTGATGATCATCCTGGCCATCTACGGCATCCACCGCTACACGCTGGTGTACCTGTACTACAAGCATAAAAAGGACTACAACCCCAACCCGCCCGGCTACTTCGACGAACTCCCGCGGATCACCGTGCAACTGCCCATCTACAACGAGCAGTTCGTCACCGAACGCCTCATCGAAGCCATCTGCGCCATGCAGTACCCCACCGACAAGCTCGAAATACAGCTTCTCGACGACTCCACCGACGAAACGCAGCAGGTCGCCGCCGATATCGTCGCGCGATACGCCGCCCTCGGTCACCCCATCGTCTACATGCACCGCACCAACCGCCACGGATTCAAAGCCGGCGCGCTCGACGCGGGCCTGAAAGTGGCCAAAGGCGACCTGATCGCCATCTTCGACGCCGATTTCGTTCCGCCCACCGACTGGCTCCTGAAGGTCGTCCACCACTTCACCGACCCAGCCATCGGCATGGTCCAGACCCGCTGGACGCACCTCAATCGCGACTACAGCATGTTGACCCGCATCGAGGCCATCCTCCTCGACGGCCATTTCGTCCTCGAGCACGGCGCGCGCGCCCGCTCCGGCGATTTCTTCAACTTCAACGGCACCGCCGGCATGTGGCGTCGCGCCGCCATCACCGACGCAGGCGGCTGGCAGCACGATACCCTCACCGAAGACACCGATCTCAGCTACCGCTCGCAGCTCGCCGGATGGAAGTTCAAGTACCTGCCCGAAATCGAATGCCCCGCCGAGCTGCCCATCGAGATGACCGCGTTCAAGACTCAGCAGGCGCGCTGGGCCAAGGGCCTCATTCAGACCTCGATCAAGGTCCTGCCGCTTATCTTCCGCTCCAACGTCCCGCGCAAGATCAAAATCGAAGCCGTCTACCACCTCACAGCCAACATCAGCTACCCGCTCATGGTCGTAATGACCGCGCTCCTTATCCCCTCCATGATCGTGCGCTTTTACCAGGGCTGGTTTCAGATGCTGTTCATCGACTTGCCGCTCTTCACGGCATCGACGCTCTCCATCGCAGTCTTCTATGTCGTAAGCCAGCGCGAACTCTTCCCAAAATCCTGGCTCAAGACCTTCCTGTACCTGCCCTTCCTCATGGCCCTCGGAATCGGACTGACCGTAACCAACACAAAAGCAGTCATGGAAGCTCTCTTCGGCATCAAGAGCGCCTTCGCCCGCACGCCCAAATACTCCGTCGCTAAGAAGGGCGAAAAATCCAAGGCCGGCAAGTACCGCAAACGGCTGCTGCTGACGCCCTGGGTAGAGTTGGCCATCGGCTGCTACTTCGCGCTGGCAATCGTGTATACCTTCATGAATAACAACTTCTTCACCGCGCCGTTTCTCGTGCTCTTCGTCATCGGCTACTGGTACACCGGCCTCATGAGCCTCCTGCAAGGCCGCTTCGAACGCTGGAAGTCCGGCAGCACAAACACCGACGAATCCAGCCCCAAACCCTTCCCAGTTGGCGTTTAG
- a CDS encoding amidase: MSELVLASAARQLEALRAGRVSVAELAEAHIRQIERLNPVLNAIVDFDAERVRAQARVLDAADRADGAMGLLHGLPVTIKSSISTAGYLCEIGSTINRGDVAKEDAEVVSRLRAAGALILGTTNCPEFLMAYETDNLLHGRTNNPWDLERSPGGSSGGESAAIAACMSAAGLGSDSGGSVRLPAHFTGICSLKPTPGRVPGRGHLPPCVGPFSILGAVGPMARTIEDVTLLFETLAGHDALDPASAPVPLLKPKLADLRERTIGYFEDDGLVPMTAETRRAIQDSVCALKDAGFRVETFRPRTLELLRELWWKFFVSCGATFYQPTIHGQESTLSPIFREFLGIARAEGDLSGADLLSGWAQLDLVRSRTLREMERYPVLLCPVASIPAFRHGERRWTVEGREVAYLDAVRHTQWFNVLAAPAAVVPVGRSAEGLPIGVQVVARPYEDEVALAVAGVLDEAFGYRHPPMAMKQTTS; encoded by the coding sequence ATGAGTGAGTTGGTGCTCGCTTCGGCTGCGCGGCAGTTGGAGGCTTTGAGGGCTGGCAGGGTTTCGGTTGCGGAGCTTGCTGAGGCGCATATTCGGCAGATTGAGCGGCTCAATCCGGTGCTGAATGCGATTGTGGATTTTGATGCGGAGCGGGTGCGCGCGCAGGCGCGGGTGCTGGACGCGGCGGATAGGGCTGATGGTGCCATGGGTCTGCTGCATGGGCTGCCGGTGACGATCAAGTCGTCTATCTCGACGGCGGGTTATCTGTGTGAGATTGGGAGCACGATCAATCGCGGGGATGTGGCGAAGGAAGATGCCGAGGTTGTATCGAGGCTTCGCGCTGCGGGGGCGCTGATTCTAGGGACTACGAATTGTCCTGAGTTTCTGATGGCGTATGAGACGGACAATCTGCTGCATGGGCGAACCAATAATCCATGGGATCTGGAGCGGTCGCCGGGTGGGTCGAGTGGCGGGGAATCGGCTGCGATTGCGGCGTGCATGTCGGCGGCGGGGTTGGGCAGCGACAGTGGTGGATCGGTGCGGCTGCCGGCGCATTTTACGGGTATCTGCTCGCTGAAGCCGACGCCGGGACGGGTGCCGGGGCGAGGACATCTGCCGCCTTGTGTGGGGCCGTTTTCGATCCTTGGGGCGGTTGGGCCGATGGCGCGAACGATTGAAGATGTGACGCTGCTGTTTGAGACGCTTGCGGGGCATGATGCTCTCGATCCGGCGAGTGCGCCTGTGCCGTTGCTGAAGCCGAAGTTAGCGGATTTGCGCGAGCGGACGATTGGGTATTTTGAAGACGATGGGCTGGTGCCGATGACGGCTGAGACGCGCCGGGCAATTCAGGACTCTGTTTGTGCGTTGAAGGACGCGGGGTTTCGCGTAGAGACGTTTCGGCCGCGCACGCTGGAACTGCTGCGCGAGTTGTGGTGGAAGTTTTTTGTGAGTTGCGGAGCTACCTTTTACCAGCCGACAATTCACGGGCAGGAAAGTACGCTGAGTCCGATTTTTCGGGAGTTTCTCGGGATTGCGCGGGCGGAGGGTGATCTGAGCGGGGCTGATTTGCTGAGTGGATGGGCTCAGCTTGACCTTGTACGCAGTCGAACGCTGCGGGAGATGGAGAGATATCCTGTCCTGCTTTGTCCAGTGGCGAGTATTCCTGCGTTCAGGCATGGGGAGAGACGCTGGACGGTTGAGGGCAGGGAAGTGGCTTATCTCGATGCGGTGCGGCATACGCAGTGGTTCAATGTGCTTGCCGCTCCGGCGGCGGTGGTGCCGGTGGGTCGGTCGGCGGAGGGGTTGCCGATTGGGGTGCAGGTGGTGGCGCGGCCTTATGAGGATGAGGTTGCGCTTGCGGTTGCGGGGGTGCTGGATGAGGCTTTTGGGTATCGGCATCCGCCGATGGCGATGAAACAGACGACGAGTTGA